The genomic window CCGCACTGGAGGGAACGCCAGGGGCGATGGGCTGGGTTTTCGACTTCGGGCGTGAGGTTCGGGGCATTGGACAGCACCTCCTGTAATCGAACGAACACGAGGACGCTTCCGCGAGTTCAATCGCGAGAGCCGACCGGCGGCTCCGGTCAGCGGCTTCCACCAGTACATGACCGGCTATGCCCATCCGCTCGCACCGCAAACAGACCGCCGGAGTTGGACGAGACGGAGCTGTTTCGGAGCGCCACCGCTCTGCGGGCTACCGAGCCGCTCGGACCCGCCGACCGGGCATGCTGACGGCCGCGACCAGGCACGCGACCACGAGACAGCCGGTGCACGCGCTGAAGGCGGCGGCGTACCCGGCTGCTAGTGCGATGGCGCTCAGTGCGGCGAGGCCGACCGCGCCGCTGGTCTGGCGCACCGTGTTCAGTACGCCCGCGGCGAGGCCGCTGCGTTGGCTGGGCACACCGTCGGTGGCGGCCACGGTCAGTGGGGTGAACGCGGCGGCGGTGCCGAAGCCGAAGACCGCACCCGAAACCAGCACGGACCAGAAGTAGGAGGCATCGACCGCGAGACTGAGGCTGATGCCGGCCAGGCCGGTCGCACCGATGGCGCAGCACAGCATGGTCGCGCGGCGCGCCCCGAATCGGACGGTGAACCCACCGGCCGAGCGAGCTCCCGCGACCATCGCCACGCCGACCGGCAGATATCCCACTCCGGCCAGCAGCGGTGAATAACCGTGCACGTCTTGCAGATACAGCGAAAGCAGCACCGGGCTCGCCAGGAAACCCGCACCGAGCAGGAACATCACCACATTGGCGCTGCGCACCGAGCGCACCCGGAAAATGTCGAGCGGCAACAGCGGATCGGCGGCCACGGCGTGCTGATGCAGCGCGAACAAGGCGAGCAGGACGAAACCGGCCAGCAACGGCCCGAGCACCGACCCGGCCGACCATCCCACGGCGGCCGAGCGCATGATCGCCGCCACCACACCGGAGATGCCCGCGGTGACCAGCACCGCGCCGACCACGTCCAGGCGTGGCCGGTCAGCCGCCTTCGGCTGCCGCGGCAGCACGCGGACCGCCCCGACCACGCCGACCAACCCGAGCGGCGCCAAGACGAAGAACACCCATCGCCATCCCGCCAGCTCGGTGAGCATGCCACCGAGCACCGGCCCGGCCGCGGCACCCGCCGCGCCCACCGCACTCCAGGTCGCGAGCGCGCGGGCACGCGCGGACGGTGCGGTGAAGGTGGCGGTCAACATCGCCAACGTCACCGGCATCAACAGCGCGCCACCGACTCCCTGGACGGCCCGCGCCGCCAACAACAGCACGGGAGATCCGGTGCAGCCCACCGCGACTCGCGCGACCGTGAAAAGTCCGAGCCCGAGCAGCATGATCGCGCGGCGGCCGAACACATCCACACAGCGCCCGCCGAGCAGGAGAAATCCGGCGAAGGTTAGCGTGTAGGCGTTCACCGCCCACGGCAGCGCGGCGGGGGAGAACCCGAGATCGGCACGCAGGGCGGGCAGCGTGACCGAGACGATCGTGGCGTCCATGATCACGCAGAACGACCCGACGCAGGCCAACGCCAGCACCAGTCCCTCGTGGCGCGAACGGCCGTCGCTCACCCGTTTCGTAAGGCGCGCCGTCGTGCTCATCGGTCCCACTCCGCGCACTGCGCCTGGGCGCGAAACCGCAACGCCGGGTCGGCGTATCGCGCGGCGTCGACGGCGTAGAGCGCGTCGATGGACGCCCGATAAGCCCCGAAACCGGCTGCCAGCGCGTGAATCTCGGCCTCACTCGCGGGCAGGCAGGCCGTGTCGAGGAGCGCGCGGACCGTATCCACCGAACTCATCCCGCCACCGCCGTCCGAGAAGGGGACGACTGCGCTCGGTGCCAGTCCGTGTGCCGCTGGTACGCCTCGCCGACCCGCAGGATGACGGCTTCGCCGAAGGCGGGACCCGCAATCTGTAGTGACAGAGGTAGTCCCGCTTCGCCCACGCCCATCGGCAGTGCCAGTACCGGGTTTCCGAGCCCGTTCCAGTAGGGGGTGTGGATCAGCTGGAACACGCGGTCGTCGTCCTGATGTCCTGCGTCGTCGCCCAGTTCGTCGAGCCGTGGCGCGCCGCACGCGGCCGTGGGGCAGACCACCACGTCGACGCGCTGGAACAACTCGCCGATCGCGAGCTGGGCGACGCGCCGGACTCGTTGCGCCTGAACGTAATCCGCGCCCGATGTCAGCGCACCCTTGGCGAGCAAGCCACGCGACGCCACGAAGTAGTCGGTCCACCGCCGGGACAGGTCCGTCCGGTGATAGGCGAGCCCCTCGCAGGTGGCGGTGAGCAAGGTCGCCGTGATCGTCTCGTGCCAGTAGGGCAGGACGACCTCTGCCAGGTCGGCACCGCGGGCGGCGAGCACCGCCATCGCCTGATCGAACGCCGCTGTCAGCCGCGGATCGGCGTTCTCAGGAAAGTGTGCGTGCCGCACCACGCCCACCCGCACGCCGGTCAGGTCGGACGGGTCCCGCACCGGATCACCACGGCGGGAATCGAAGTCGGGCGCGGTGACACTGTCCGGGTCGCTCGGGTGTGCTCCGGCGATGACCCGCAGCAGCTCCGCGCAGTCGCGCACGGTCCGTGCCATCGGGCCCACCCGGTCCAGGCTGTAACCCAGTGGTACGCAGCCGGATTTCGGCACCAGGCCGAAGGTCGGCATCAGGCCGGTGATGCCGCAGAACGCGGCGGGCATCCGAATGCTGCCCGCCGTATCCGAGCCGAGACCGCCCAGAAAGCAGCCTGTCGCGATGCCGTTGGCGGTGCCGGAGCTGGAACCACCCGCCCAGCGGGTCGGGTCCCATGGATTGCGCGGCACGGGGAATGGCAGGTTCGGATCCGGTATCCCGCACGCGAATTCCATCGTCGTGGTCTTACCGGTGATGATCGCGCCCGCGCGCTTCAGCCGGGCGACCACCGGTGCGTCGCGGCCCGCGCCCCATGTGCGGTCGTGCACGGAACTCTGGGCGGTGGTCGGACCGTCGGCGTCGGCGATGGTGTCCTTCACCGCGACGGGGATGCCGTGCAGCATGCCCCGATCGACGCCGCGCGCCAGTTCCTCGTCGGCGCGCCGAGCCCGGTCTCGGGCCTGGTCGTCGAATCGGGTCAGGTAGATGCCGAGCTCGGAGTCGTGCCGGTCGGCCAGCGCGATCGCGGCCTCGACCAGCGCGGTGCTCGTCGTGTCGCCGTCGCGCAAAGCGCGGGCTACCTCGGTGATGGGATACGGCTCTTGCGGCACTGTCGCCTCCACGTGCTGAGTAGGTAAGGCAAACCTTGCCCGTTCAACCCGGGTTGAGGTCAACTAGTGCTATGCCAACACTGACGCCGATCGCCACCGTCGTACAGCACTTCGGCATTCCGCTATCGACGCTGCACTATTGGGAACGCCGTGGGCTGATCACCGCGCAGCGCCGCGGCGGGCGGCGCTGCTACGACACCGACCAGCTCTACCGGATCGACTTGATCCGGCAATGGCAGAGCACCGGGTTGATGAGCCTGGACGAGATCGCCGTGTTGCTCAGCGCGCCCTCCGCCGCGTCGCCGGACGCGCAGTGGCGCGCGCTCGTGCACGCGCAGCTGACCGCACTCGAACACCGGATGGCCGAGCTCGAAAGGGCCCGCGACTATCTGCACGTGTTGCTTACCTGTCCGCACCGCGGCGAACTGGAACGGTGTCCGAACTACCGTGCGACGGTGTCACTTCCGGGCGGACTCGGGGACGACGAGCTCGCCTAGGGAGCGGATTCGCACAACGCGGTGACGGCGGGCCGGACCAGACGAATTCCGTTGCGGCTCCGAGGTTTACGCCGTACTCAGGCAAGCCACGGAGTAGCGTGGTGGCAGTCACAGCTGCTTACAGAATCGGACTCCGTCATGAAGAAGTTGCTGTCGTGGTCGGCCGTGCTCTGCTGGCTCACCGTCCTGCTCGAGGGTTACGACCTCGTCGTGCTGGGGGCCGTCATCCCCACGCTGATCGATCAGCACCACATCGGATTCACCGTCGCCAGTGCGACATTCGCGGCAACCATGTCGCTGGTCGGGGTGGCCATCGGCGCGACGGGGTCGGGGCCGATTACCGATCGCTACGGTCGGCGTTGGATGCTACTCGGCTCGATCGCGGTGTTCTCGGTGTTCACCGCCGCCATTCCGCTGGCCGGATCGGTCGGTGTCTTCGCCGCGTTCCGGCTGATCGCCGGGCTCGGGCTCGGCGCGTGCATGCCGACCGCGCTGACCCTGATGGCCGAGCACATGCCGCCGGTCCGCCGGGCGTTCGCGAGCACGGTCACCATGACGGGCTATCACGTCGGTGCCGTGCTCTCCGCGCTGATCGCCCTTCGGTTCGTCCCGCACTGGGAGCCGATGTTCTATCTGGGCGGCGTGGCCGGACTGCTCTTACTGCCGGTGGTCTGGGCCAAGCTCCCCGAGTCCGATGCCTACTTGGCGGCCAAGGCCGCACCGAGCGGAGTTCAGCCCACCGTGCTGCTGCGGCCGGTGTATCTGCGTGCGACGCTAGGGGTTTGGGTCGGTTCGTTCATGGGATTGCTGCTCGTCTACGGCTTGAATACCTGGTTGCCGAAATTGATGCGGGACGCCGGTTACAACATGTCCACCTCGCTCACCATGCTGCTGGTGCTGAACGTCGGAGCGATCATCGGCCTGCTCACGGCCGGGATGCTCGCCGACCGGCGGGGCATCAAGCCGACGGTGCTGGCGTGGTTCGGTGCGGCGGCGGTCTTTCTCGCGCTGCTGAGCGTCAAGGCGTCCAGCAGTCTGCTGCTCAACGCGGTGGTACTCGTCACCGGCATCTTCGTCTTCTCCGCCCAGGTGCTCATCTACGCCTATGTGACTCAGGCCTACCCGGCCGGAATCCGGGCCACCGCACTGGGTTTCGCTTCCGGCGTCGGTCGCCTCGGCGCGATCTTCGGTCCGACGATCACCGGCTGGCTCATTGTCGTCGGCGCGGCGAATCCGTGGGGCTTCTATCTGTTCGCCGCCGTCGCGGTCATCGGGCTGCTCGCCATGTCCGCCGTTCCCCGTACCACTGTCGACGGCCTGGCCTCGGTCGAACCCGTCGCGCCGAGTCGCCCGGGATGAGGGCCACTCGCACTCAGGTCGCTATCGTCGGAGCCGGTCCGGCCGGTCTACTGCTCGCGCATCTGTTGCACCGATCCGGCATCGAGTCGGTCGTTGTCGACAACCGCACCTACGAGCAGATCGCGGGCACCGTCCGTGCGGGGATTCTCGAAGCCGATTCCGTTCGGCTGCTGGTGGATTCGGGAGTATCCGGCCGCGTGCTCACCGACGGGTATCGGCACGACGGTGTCGTGCTGCGCTTCGACGGTGTGAATCACCGGATCGACTTCCAGGAGTTGGTCGGTGCATCGGTGTGGTTGTATCCGCAGACCGAGGTGTTCATCGACCTGGCCGGGCGGCGCGGGGTCGATGGGGGAGACGTGCGGTACGGGGTGGCCGACACGGCCGTCGAGATTTCCGGCGATCGGCCGACGGTGACCTGCACGGATTCGGACGGGCGTGCGGGGCGCATCGAGGCCGACCTGCTAGTCGGTGCCGATGGCTCCCGATCGATCTGCCGCCACGCTTTTCCGCCGGGCGCTCGCGAGGAATGGTTCCGCGAATATCCGTTCGCCTGGTTCGGTTTTCTCACCGAGGCGCCGCGATCGCATCCCGAACTGATCTACACGCGCTCCGAGCACGGCTTCGCACTGATCAGCCAGCGCACTCCCACCGTGCAGCGGATGTACTTCCAATGCAAACCGACTGAGCGCCTGGCGGATTGGGACGACGACCGGATCTGGGCCGAAATGCGGCGGCGGGTCAACGGCAATGGCTTCGTCCTCCGAGAAGGCCCGATCAGCGCGAAGTCGGTGCTGCCGTTCCGCTCCTTCGTCACCGCGCCGATGCGCTATGACCGGCTGCTGCTGGCCGGTGATGCCGCGCACACGGTCCCGCCGACCGGCGCTAAGGGCCTGAACCTGGCGCTCGCCGACGCGGCGGTGCTCGCCGAGGTGATCGTCGACTACTACGCCGAGGGCGATGCGGACGTGCTCGACCGATACACCGAGCGCGTCAAGGAACGGGTGTGGCGGGCCCAGCACTTCTGCTACTGGCTGACCACGATGCTGCACGCCGTCGCCGGTGCGTCCCCCTTCGATATCGAGCGACAGCGCGGGGAGCTGGCGTTGATCACCGGATCACGTTACGGCGCAGCGTATTTCGCGGAGGCTTACACCGGCTGGCGGCAATCAAGATCCGTGTAGCCGATGCGCGTTGGCGGTGATGGCGTCGCGCAGTGCCTGTTCCGGGCCGGACAGGCGGGTG from Nocardia iowensis includes these protein-coding regions:
- a CDS encoding MFS transporter, which codes for MSTTARLTKRVSDGRSRHEGLVLALACVGSFCVIMDATIVSVTLPALRADLGFSPAALPWAVNAYTLTFAGFLLLGGRCVDVFGRRAIMLLGLGLFTVARVAVGCTGSPVLLLAARAVQGVGGALLMPVTLAMLTATFTAPSARARALATWSAVGAAGAAAGPVLGGMLTELAGWRWVFFVLAPLGLVGVVGAVRVLPRQPKAADRPRLDVVGAVLVTAGISGVVAAIMRSAAVGWSAGSVLGPLLAGFVLLALFALHQHAVAADPLLPLDIFRVRSVRSANVVMFLLGAGFLASPVLLSLYLQDVHGYSPLLAGVGYLPVGVAMVAGARSAGGFTVRFGARRATMLCCAIGATGLAGISLSLAVDASYFWSVLVSGAVFGFGTAAAFTPLTVAATDGVPSQRSGLAAGVLNTVRQTSGAVGLAALSAIALAAGYAAAFSACTGCLVVACLVAAVSMPGRRVRAAR
- a CDS encoding amidase, translated to MPQEPYPITEVARALRDGDTTSTALVEAAIALADRHDSELGIYLTRFDDQARDRARRADEELARGVDRGMLHGIPVAVKDTIADADGPTTAQSSVHDRTWGAGRDAPVVARLKRAGAIITGKTTTMEFACGIPDPNLPFPVPRNPWDPTRWAGGSSSGTANGIATGCFLGGLGSDTAGSIRMPAAFCGITGLMPTFGLVPKSGCVPLGYSLDRVGPMARTVRDCAELLRVIAGAHPSDPDSVTAPDFDSRRGDPVRDPSDLTGVRVGVVRHAHFPENADPRLTAAFDQAMAVLAARGADLAEVVLPYWHETITATLLTATCEGLAYHRTDLSRRWTDYFVASRGLLAKGALTSGADYVQAQRVRRVAQLAIGELFQRVDVVVCPTAACGAPRLDELGDDAGHQDDDRVFQLIHTPYWNGLGNPVLALPMGVGEAGLPLSLQIAGPAFGEAVILRVGEAYQRHTDWHRAQSSPSRTAVAG
- a CDS encoding MerR family transcriptional regulator, with amino-acid sequence MPTLTPIATVVQHFGIPLSTLHYWERRGLITAQRRGGRRCYDTDQLYRIDLIRQWQSTGLMSLDEIAVLLSAPSAASPDAQWRALVHAQLTALEHRMAELERARDYLHVLLTCPHRGELERCPNYRATVSLPGGLGDDELA
- a CDS encoding MFS transporter, which encodes MKKLLSWSAVLCWLTVLLEGYDLVVLGAVIPTLIDQHHIGFTVASATFAATMSLVGVAIGATGSGPITDRYGRRWMLLGSIAVFSVFTAAIPLAGSVGVFAAFRLIAGLGLGACMPTALTLMAEHMPPVRRAFASTVTMTGYHVGAVLSALIALRFVPHWEPMFYLGGVAGLLLLPVVWAKLPESDAYLAAKAAPSGVQPTVLLRPVYLRATLGVWVGSFMGLLLVYGLNTWLPKLMRDAGYNMSTSLTMLLVLNVGAIIGLLTAGMLADRRGIKPTVLAWFGAAAVFLALLSVKASSSLLLNAVVLVTGIFVFSAQVLIYAYVTQAYPAGIRATALGFASGVGRLGAIFGPTITGWLIVVGAANPWGFYLFAAVAVIGLLAMSAVPRTTVDGLASVEPVAPSRPG
- a CDS encoding 4-hydroxybenzoate 3-monooxygenase is translated as MRATRTQVAIVGAGPAGLLLAHLLHRSGIESVVVDNRTYEQIAGTVRAGILEADSVRLLVDSGVSGRVLTDGYRHDGVVLRFDGVNHRIDFQELVGASVWLYPQTEVFIDLAGRRGVDGGDVRYGVADTAVEISGDRPTVTCTDSDGRAGRIEADLLVGADGSRSICRHAFPPGAREEWFREYPFAWFGFLTEAPRSHPELIYTRSEHGFALISQRTPTVQRMYFQCKPTERLADWDDDRIWAEMRRRVNGNGFVLREGPISAKSVLPFRSFVTAPMRYDRLLLAGDAAHTVPPTGAKGLNLALADAAVLAEVIVDYYAEGDADVLDRYTERVKERVWRAQHFCYWLTTMLHAVAGASPFDIERQRGELALITGSRYGAAYFAEAYTGWRQSRSV